The DNA window GCTATTCTAATTATCTGAGAAGAACAAAAGCTAGAATAGCAAATTAGATCAGATTTGCTAGATCTAACGGATTTGATAGCATGGAACTTAGTGAGTAGGTAGATTTAATCTGAGTTGTCTCTAGTTTATCGTGGCAGGGAGAAAGGACGCGCATAAGAGTTTGTGCTTACCTTATCAAACTGCTCAACACGTATTAGAGCTTTCATCAATGTTGTGTATGTTATAACATCAGGCCTCAAACCCTGCAATATGAAATACAGAACATAACAAACTTTCATCAAATGAATTGCCAAAGACAGCGTGATCAAACAGAAGAACAAGTAATATGAGTATCCGAAGTAGATCAAAATAAACAACGATGACAAATACACCACTTACATTTTCTTTCATGAACTGCAGCACAGAGAAGGCCTCAACAACCCTTCTATCTTCACCAAAAGCATTAATCAGCGAATTCAACACTAAGATGCTAACCTCCAGGCCATCTGCTTTCATAGCCTTTACCACATTTAAGGCATGGTCCGCTAAACCCTGCAGATAAGCAGTGCATGAACCATGAGAGCCCAAAAAATTAATTTGAATCGGACAATTCACTTAATCTGGCAAAAACATATCGACATTGCAGCCCTGATTTGTATACACAATTAAGCAAAACTACCATATTATACACCGACTTTAGAAATCAACTAGGTAGGTATTAGTATCAGAACATATAAGTTCTATCTGTAATTAGATTGTGCATGTTTTTTGTTGGCAGAACAATAGTGGCTATTATGAAGTAAATCTCAAAAGTAGCATAACAGCTTATCAGTTCTGCATCAAGGCTAAGGGTTAGCAATCTGGGCCTGACTAGGTAGTTACGGAATATTCATTGGTAACCAAAATGGAAAAATAAACACAATGTAGAAAACTTTCTTACCCTTTGAGCATATGCATTGACTAAGGCATGGTACATAGTAGGCGATGGCTTCAGGCCATCAGCTTTCATCGCTTCGATGCAATCAATTGCCTCCTTGTACCTACCAGACCTTCCATACACATCCACAAGAGTAGTATATGTGATGATGTTGGGTACCAGTCCCTGCTCCTTCATCTCTGATAGCATTGCTTCTACACCCTCCCAACGCTCTTGCTCTCCAAGCAAATTGATCATGATGTTATATGTGGTTGTGCCAGGCGGGCAATTGCTTTCACGCATCTCCTCAAACAGCCCCATGGCCCGGTCATGCCGCCCTCCTTTACAGTGTGCATCAATGAGAGTGTTCCACGTGACAACATCCGGCTCAATCCCTTCTTCTCGCATTCGGTCAAACGCATCCATGGCGTGCCCAAGGCAATTGTACTTCCCAAATGTATCTATCATGACATTGTAGAAATGCCGGTCTGGCCTTACACCACTAGCATGCATCTCTCGGAGCACTGCAAACGCCTTTTGCCAATCTCCCCTGTCACGGAACCCCGCAAGGATCCGGCTGAACACATAAGAGCTTGGTTTCACTCCATCAGCTTCCATCTCCTTGAGCAGTATCCTTGCACTCTCCCACCTCCCAGCCCTTGTGTAGGCGTCCACAAGTAAGCTGTATGTGGCTTCGTCTGGCGCGACACCACACTGTGACATTTCGTCGAGCACCTGCTCTGCGTTCTTGAGCGACCCAATCCTCACATACCCTTTGAGCAGCGCGTTGTAAGCGCGCGTCCGCGGCTTGATCTCCCCAGCAAGGAAGAACTCGAGGAAGAGCGCCTCCGCCTCGGCGACGCGCCC is part of the Panicum hallii strain FIL2 chromosome 2, PHallii_v3.1, whole genome shotgun sequence genome and encodes:
- the LOC112883007 gene encoding pentatricopeptide repeat-containing protein CRP1, chloroplastic: MPASLLPRNFLPHRLRRLAPAGCTSSPAASASAPSSRYDFEPLLAYLSSPSVAASLTSSSPPSSVPVPERHLAASYSAVPSHEWHALLRELAASDASLPVAFALLPFLHRHRLCFPLDLLLSSLLHSLSVSGRLLPHSLLLSFPPSLTDPPSPLLLNSLLAASAAASRPAVALRLLALLREHDFLPDLASYSHLLASLLNTKDPPDASLLERLLGDLRESRLEPDAPLFSDLISAFARAALPDAALELLASAQAIGLTPRSNAVTALISALGAAGRVAEAEALFLEFFLAGEIKPRTRAYNALLKGYVRIGSLKNAEQVLDEMSQCGVAPDEATYSLLVDAYTRAGRWESARILLKEMEADGVKPSSYVFSRILAGFRDRGDWQKAFAVLREMHASGVRPDRHFYNVMIDTFGKYNCLGHAMDAFDRMREEGIEPDVVTWNTLIDAHCKGGRHDRAMGLFEEMRESNCPPGTTTYNIMINLLGEQERWEGVEAMLSEMKEQGLVPNIITYTTLVDVYGRSGRYKEAIDCIEAMKADGLKPSPTMYHALVNAYAQRGLADHALNVVKAMKADGLEVSILVLNSLINAFGEDRRVVEAFSVLQFMKENGLRPDVITYTTLMKALIRVEQFDKVPVIYEEMITSGCAPDRKARAMLRSALRYMKHMRVA